One stretch of Nicotiana tabacum cultivar K326 chromosome 18, ASM71507v2, whole genome shotgun sequence DNA includes these proteins:
- the LOC107761915 gene encoding eukaryotic translation initiation factor isoform X1 produces the protein MSFSSECFRYTRDQLLKLRKVVNISDDMLEIKQEFPLLFGENAHRGCADSNVQVQSQTGFSEPQFARTPVSPNPGGGPTPALIKAELASSAARRSNLSDDDRVLKIVMGILNNPTLKRFDLLKSQLIITGITSADILKGVVTLIFDKAVLEPTFCPMFAQLFFDLNKKLPPFPSDESGRRKITCRRVLLDNCQKTFEGADNLQEEARQMTAQEQESERKDKEKLIKLRNLGNIRLIGELFKLRMVTKNIIRIIVKELLMSDHKCCLSEENVEAICQLFNNIGKLLDKSQDSRDNIDVYFDSLKKLSTNPQLTPQLRFMVCDVLNLRSNNWVPKPILIL, from the exons ATGTCCTTTTCCAGTGAATGCTTTAGGTACACTCGAGATCAACTGCTGAAACTGAGGAAG GTGGTTAACATTTCCGATGATATGCTTGAAATCAAACAAGAATTTCCTCTACTGTTTGGTGAAAATGCCCATCGAGGTTGTGCAGATTCCAAC GTGCAGGTCCAGTCTCAGACTGGTTTTTCCGAGCCACAGTTTGCAAGAACTCCAGTATCTCCCAACCCAGGG GGAGGACCTACTCCTGCACTAATCAAGGCTGAGCTGGCATCGTCAGCAGCTCGAAGAAGCAATCTTTCTGACGATGATCGTGTGTTGAAGATTGTGATGGG TATACTCAACAACCCGACTCTGAAAAGGTTTGATCTCCTAAAAAGTCAATTGATAATTACCGGGATAACTAGTGCAGACATTCTAAAG GGTGTTGTTACCTTGATATTTGACAAGGCTGTACTAGAACCAACATTTTGCCCGATGTTTGCCCAACTGTTTTTTGATCTCAATAAAAAGCTGCCTCCATTTCCTTCTGATGAATCTGGTCGCAGAAAGATTACATGCCGGCGTGTTCTATTGGATAATTGTCAGAAGACATTTGAAGGTGCTGACAATCTGCAAGAAGAGGCGAGGCAAATGACAGCACAGGAGCAGGAGTCAGAACgcaaggacaaagaaaagttgATCAAATTGCGAAATCTTGGCAATATACGGCTTATTGGAGAGCTTTTTAAGCTTAGGATGGTCACTAAAAACATTATTCGTATCATTGTTAAG GAACTGTTAATGAGCGATCACAAATGTTGTCTGTCAGAGGAGAATGTTGAAGCCATTTGCCAGTTATTCAACAACATTGGCAAGCTGCTTGATAAGAGCCAAGATTCAAGGGACAACATCGATGTTTACTTTGACAGTTTGAAGAAACTGTCGACAAATCCTCAGTTGACTCCACAACTGAGGTTTATGGTTTGCGATGTGCTGAATTTACGATCCAATAACTGGGTTCCTAAGCCAATTTTAATTCTGTAA
- the LOC107761915 gene encoding eukaryotic translation initiation factor isoform X2 translates to MICLKSNKNFLYCLVKMPIEVQVQSQTGFSEPQFARTPVSPNPGGGPTPALIKAELASSAARRSNLSDDDRVLKIVMGILNNPTLKRFDLLKSQLIITGITSADILKGVVTLIFDKAVLEPTFCPMFAQLFFDLNKKLPPFPSDESGRRKITCRRVLLDNCQKTFEGADNLQEEARQMTAQEQESERKDKEKLIKLRNLGNIRLIGELFKLRMVTKNIIRIIVKELLMSDHKCCLSEENVEAICQLFNNIGKLLDKSQDSRDNIDVYFDSLKKLSTNPQLTPQLRFMVCDVLNLRSNNWVPKPILIL, encoded by the exons ATGATATGCTTGAAATCAAACAAGAATTTCCTCTACTGTTTGGTGAAAATGCCCATCGAG GTGCAGGTCCAGTCTCAGACTGGTTTTTCCGAGCCACAGTTTGCAAGAACTCCAGTATCTCCCAACCCAGGG GGAGGACCTACTCCTGCACTAATCAAGGCTGAGCTGGCATCGTCAGCAGCTCGAAGAAGCAATCTTTCTGACGATGATCGTGTGTTGAAGATTGTGATGGG TATACTCAACAACCCGACTCTGAAAAGGTTTGATCTCCTAAAAAGTCAATTGATAATTACCGGGATAACTAGTGCAGACATTCTAAAG GGTGTTGTTACCTTGATATTTGACAAGGCTGTACTAGAACCAACATTTTGCCCGATGTTTGCCCAACTGTTTTTTGATCTCAATAAAAAGCTGCCTCCATTTCCTTCTGATGAATCTGGTCGCAGAAAGATTACATGCCGGCGTGTTCTATTGGATAATTGTCAGAAGACATTTGAAGGTGCTGACAATCTGCAAGAAGAGGCGAGGCAAATGACAGCACAGGAGCAGGAGTCAGAACgcaaggacaaagaaaagttgATCAAATTGCGAAATCTTGGCAATATACGGCTTATTGGAGAGCTTTTTAAGCTTAGGATGGTCACTAAAAACATTATTCGTATCATTGTTAAG GAACTGTTAATGAGCGATCACAAATGTTGTCTGTCAGAGGAGAATGTTGAAGCCATTTGCCAGTTATTCAACAACATTGGCAAGCTGCTTGATAAGAGCCAAGATTCAAGGGACAACATCGATGTTTACTTTGACAGTTTGAAGAAACTGTCGACAAATCCTCAGTTGACTCCACAACTGAGGTTTATGGTTTGCGATGTGCTGAATTTACGATCCAATAACTGGGTTCCTAAGCCAATTTTAATTCTGTAA